One segment of Papaver somniferum cultivar HN1 unplaced genomic scaffold, ASM357369v1 unplaced-scaffold_137, whole genome shotgun sequence DNA contains the following:
- the LOC113334928 gene encoding NEDD8-conjugating enzyme Ubc12-like, which yields MFRNLPQSTKISFPNGNDEMMNFEVSIRPDEVYTTGSGKFEFTFQVSPTYPHEAPKVKCKTNVYHPNIELEGNVCLNILREDWKPVLNINTIIYGLKYPFTNPNQEDPSNHEAAAVLRDNHGLASKIMMYLCS from the exons ATGTTTAGG AATCTTCCCCAAAGTACTAAAATATCATTTCCTAATGGAAATGATGAGATGATGAACTTCGAGGTCAGCATTCGACCTGATGAAGTATATACTACAGGT AGTGGTAAGTTTGAGTTTACTTTCCAAGTCTCCCCTACCTACCCTCACGAAGCACCAAAAGTCAAGTGCAAGACAAAC GTTTACCATCCCAATATTGAGTTGGAAGGAAATGTGTGCCTCAATATCTTACGTGAAGACTGGAAACCTGTCCTCAACATAAACACAATCATCTATGGACTCAAATATCCTTTTACG AATCCTAATCAGGAGGATCCCTCAAATCACGAAGCAGCAGCTGTATTGAGGGATAACCATGGTCTCGCCTCCAAAATCATGATGTATCTTTGTAGTTAA